One window from the genome of Cryptomeria japonica chromosome 6, Sugi_1.0, whole genome shotgun sequence encodes:
- the LOC131856030 gene encoding uncharacterized protein LOC131856030 yields MFLDAQGETFSRPVTKDGRTSMMPDHWWNFFGPETPNVQKLAIRILSQPCSASGCERNWSMFEHIHSKRRNRLSVEKMNDFVFVHYNLRLRMRKNATVDMSPIILDEVDLEAEWANENQTAPGTPIAVFSDDDIDWIDQVDIEAEAVAMAEEQRA; encoded by the exons ATGTTCttagatgcacaaggggagaccttctctcgtcctgtcACCAAAGATGGTAGGACAagtatgatgccag atcattggtggaacttttttggcccagagacaccaaatgttcagaagttggccattcgtatcttgagccaaccatgcagcgcatcaggttgtgagcgcaattggagtatgtttgagcacatacactccaagaggcgcaatagattatctgtggagaagatgaatgatttcgtctttgttcactacaacctccgcctgagaatgagaaagaatgcaacagttgacatgtctcctatcattctagatgaggttgatcttgaagcagagtgggccaatgagaatcagacagctcctgggactcctatagctgtatttagtgatgatgacattgattggatcgaccaggtagatatagaggctgaggctgtagccatggcagaggagcagagagcatga
- the LOC131856031 gene encoding uncharacterized protein LOC131856031, whose product MSTSASRPPMRKDPAWKYHEDFPGQGKGQTKCMFCKTIFHGGIYRLKYHIAGVRGHDAEPCLKAVFEAIRDCYVMVEEIERKKKQKEDRAAIGRETVLGRGTQLGCVGGPSSLPPYRPTQFAIAGASVSASASISGSATATSHAPTTSSCSGNVTIGPRIRKSRLDSFFVPRTILGSQPSLEGMGWNKEVHDAAKRQLAGFGATTVFHSL is encoded by the coding sequence atgtctacttcagcttctagaccccccatgagaaaggaccctgcttggaaatatcatgaggattttccagggcaaggaaaggggcaaacaaaatgtatgttttgcaaaacaatattccatggaggtatatataggctgaaataccatattgctggtgtgcgtggacatgatgccgaaccatgcctaaaagcagtctTTGAGGCCatacgtgattgttatgtaatggttgaggagattgaaagaaaaaagaaacaaaaggaggatcgagcggccattgggagagagacagttttaggaagagggacacagttaggttgtgttggaggcccttcttccttacctccatatcgtcccactcagtttgctattgctggtgcttccgtttctgcttctgcttctataagtggcagtgccaccgccacttctcatgctcctaccactagtagttgtagtgggaatgttaccattggacctaggattcgtaaatctaggttggattccttctttgtgcctcgcactattcttgggtcccaaccgtcgcttgagggtatgggttggaacaaggaggtccatgatgctgctaaaaggcaattggcaggttttggagctacaactgtattccattctttgtag